The following coding sequences lie in one Homo sapiens chromosome 6 genomic scaffold, GRCh38.p14 alternate locus group ALT_REF_LOCI_5 HSCHR6_MHC_MCF_CTG1 genomic window:
- the OR14J1 gene encoding olfactory receptor 14J1: MVNLTSMSGFLLMGFSDERKLQILHALVFLVTYLLALTGNLLIITIITVDRRLHSPMYYFLKHLSLLDLCFISVTVPQSIANSLMGNGYISLVQCILQVFFFIALASSEVAILTVMSYDRYAAICQPLHYETIMDPRACRHAVIAVWIAGGLSGLMHAAINFSIPLCGKRVIHQFFCDVPQMLKLACSYEFINEIALAAFTTSAAFICLISIVLSYIRIFSTVLRIPSAEGRTKVFSTCLPHLFVATFFLSAAGFEFLRLPSDSSSTVDLVFSVFYTVIPPTLNPVIYSLRNDSMKAALRKMLSKEELPQRKMCLKAMFKL, encoded by the coding sequence ATGGTCAATTTGACTTCAATGAGTGGATTCCTTCTTATGGGGTTTTCTGATGAGCGTAAGCTTCAGATTTTACATGCATTGGTATTTCTGGTGACATACCTGCTGGCCTTGACAGGCAACCTcctcattatcaccatcattaccGTGGACCGTCGTCTCCATTCCCCcatgtattactttttaaagcacCTCTCTCTTCTGGACCTCTGCTTCATCTCTGTCACAGTCCCCCAGTCCATTGCAAATTCACTTATGGGCAACGGTTACATTTCTCTTGTTCAGTGCATTCTTCAGGTTTTCTTCTTCATAGCTCTGGCCTCATCAGAAGTGGCCATTCTCACAGTGATGTCTTATGACAGGTACGCAGCAATCTGTCAACCACTTCATTATGAGACTATTATGGATCCCCGTGCCTGTAGGCATGCAGTGATAGCTGTGTGGATTGCTGGGGGCCTCTCTGGGCTCATGCATGCTGCCATTAACTTCTCCATACCTCTCTGTGGGAAGAGAGTCATTCACCAATTCTTCTGTGATGTTCCTCAGATGCTGAAACTAGCCTGTTCTTATGAATTCATTAATGAGATTGCACTGGCTGCATTCACAACGTCTGCAGCATTTATCTGTTTGATCTCCATTGTGCTCTCCTACATTCGCATCTTCTCTACAGTGCTGAGAATCCCATCAGCTGAGGGCCGGACCAAGGTCTTCTCCACCTGCCTACCACACCTATTTGTAGCCACCTTCTTTCTTTCAGCTGCAGGCTTTGAGTTTCTCAGACTGCCTTCTGATTCCTCATCGACTGTGGACCTTGTATTCTCCGTATTCTATACTGTGATACCTCCAACACTCAATCCAGTCATTTATAGCTTACGGAATGATTCCATGAAGGCAGCACTGAGGAAGATGCTGTCAAAGGAAGAGCTTCCTCAGAGAAAAATGTGCTTAAAAGCCATGTTTAAACTCTGA